A region from the Paenibacillus sp. FSL H8-0048 genome encodes:
- a CDS encoding small-conductance mechanosensitive channel — MKTWKKTVFLIVTFGLIFLLPLLGSLAKWKGMPPGYGDFPAQKVEADPGFSLLYFFLACVVALIITLVLVFPGWFGFKKTEEAPRKLEASTPFPVWFWWSLPVLALSWFLMWARVKLFISLEHYTFVPLWWSFILILDGLVYRRNHGASIISRKPRVMQLLAVVSCFSWFAFEYLNFFVLENWYYPNNEVFSNFGNVFWFSLSYTTVLPAIFEWYLLLKTFRLFRNRYSHGPKLNVSRSWLIIYYILGLILAFGMGYYPYLLFWVLWVALVPMLSAAMALAGYWTPFTPVKNGDWSKVILVGLATVFNGFFWEFWNFGSEWFHDDAPTNPNYWKYSVPYLDKFHIFSEMPVLGYFGYLFFGLNCWIIWLIAAYVFKFDADIEVTGEQG; from the coding sequence ATGAAAACATGGAAAAAGACAGTATTCTTGATCGTTACCTTCGGACTGATCTTTCTGCTCCCGTTACTTGGAAGTCTGGCGAAATGGAAGGGGATGCCTCCGGGGTACGGGGATTTCCCGGCCCAGAAGGTCGAAGCAGACCCCGGATTCAGCCTGCTGTATTTCTTTCTTGCCTGCGTCGTGGCCCTGATTATCACACTGGTCCTGGTATTCCCCGGCTGGTTCGGCTTCAAGAAGACAGAGGAGGCACCCCGAAAGTTGGAGGCGTCCACCCCTTTTCCTGTCTGGTTCTGGTGGAGCCTGCCGGTGCTTGCACTTAGCTGGTTCCTGATGTGGGCCCGGGTGAAGCTGTTTATCTCGCTGGAGCATTACACGTTTGTTCCTCTCTGGTGGTCCTTTATTCTGATTCTGGACGGGCTGGTCTACCGGAGAAATCACGGAGCCTCAATCATCTCGCGCAAGCCCCGTGTGATGCAGCTGCTCGCGGTGGTGTCCTGCTTCAGCTGGTTTGCTTTTGAATACCTGAATTTCTTCGTGCTGGAGAATTGGTATTATCCTAATAATGAAGTGTTCTCTAACTTCGGCAATGTGTTCTGGTTCTCCTTATCCTACACCACCGTTCTTCCGGCTATCTTCGAATGGTACTTACTCCTCAAGACCTTCCGTCTGTTCCGCAACCGTTATAGTCATGGGCCTAAGCTAAACGTATCACGCTCATGGCTGATCATCTATTATATTCTCGGGCTGATCCTGGCCTTCGGCATGGGCTATTATCCGTACCTGCTGTTCTGGGTGCTGTGGGTTGCGCTGGTTCCGATGCTGTCCGCAGCGATGGCGCTTGCCGGTTACTGGACTCCCTTCACCCCGGTGAAGAACGGAGACTGGTCCAAGGTCATTCTGGTGGGGCTGGCTACGGTGTTCAACGGCTTCTTCTGGGAGTTCTGGAACTTCGGCAGTGAGTGGTTCCATGACGATGCCCCTACCAATCCGAATTACTGGAAATACTCAGTGCCTTATCTGGATAAATTCCATATTTTCTCCGAGATGCCGGTTCTGGGCTATTTCGGTTATCTGTTCTTCGGGCTGAACTGCTGGATTATCTGGCTGATTGCTGCCTATGTATTTAAATTCGATGCCGATATTGAGGTTACGGGAGAACAAGGCTAA
- a CDS encoding GNAT family N-acetyltransferase translates to MTGIRQLLPGEEKLITPLIREAFDIHIAANYSAQGVIEFYRYIELAAIVRRMQEDHEIYIALSGQEVTGIIELRNHQHISLLFVKNAYKGTGIGKTLLRHAVDRMRAGGSTQITVNSSPNSTGFYASQGFVSLGEEEEEHGIRSLSMKLDLKG, encoded by the coding sequence ATGACAGGGATCAGACAGTTGCTGCCGGGTGAGGAGAAGCTGATCACTCCCTTGATCCGGGAGGCGTTTGATATACATATTGCCGCCAATTATTCGGCGCAGGGTGTTATTGAATTCTACAGGTATATTGAGCTTGCCGCCATTGTCAGGCGGATGCAGGAGGATCATGAGATCTATATCGCGCTTAGCGGGCAAGAGGTTACAGGGATCATAGAGCTGCGCAATCATCAGCATATCTCTTTGCTGTTCGTGAAGAATGCCTATAAGGGAACCGGAATCGGCAAGACGCTGCTGCGGCATGCGGTTGACCGGATGAGAGCGGGAGGGAGCACGCAGATCACGGTGAACTCTTCCCCGAATTCTACTGGCTTCTATGCCTCTCAGGGATTCGTATCGCTTGGTGAAGAGGAAGAGGAACACGGGATACGTTCATTGAGCATGAAGCTGGATTTGAAGGGATAA
- a CDS encoding VOC family protein — protein sequence MAINVYLNFNGNTREAVEYYAEVFGTEPPHIMTFGEAPPDPSHPVPEAAKHLVMHANLMIAGSPVMFSDVFPGMPYTEGNNISLTVTDTDEEKIRLWFDKLKEGGTVHMELQETFWSKAYGNLKDKFGIHWQLSHDNGQNG from the coding sequence GTGGCAATCAATGTGTACCTGAATTTCAATGGCAATACCCGGGAGGCTGTAGAATATTACGCGGAAGTGTTCGGAACCGAACCTCCGCATATCATGACTTTCGGCGAGGCTCCGCCCGATCCGTCCCATCCTGTACCGGAAGCAGCCAAACACCTCGTCATGCACGCCAATCTGATGATTGCCGGCAGCCCGGTCATGTTCTCTGACGTATTCCCCGGCATGCCGTACACAGAAGGGAATAATATCAGCCTGACGGTGACGGATACTGATGAAGAGAAGATTCGGCTCTGGTTCGACAAGCTGAAGGAAGGCGGAACTGTGCACATGGAGCTGCAGGAGACCTTCTGGAGCAAGGCCTACGGGAACCTGAAGGACAAATTCGGCATCCACTGGCAGCTCAGTCATGACAACGGCCAGAACGGCTGA
- a CDS encoding CBS domain-containing protein codes for MEISSFLLPKDQVAFITSSISMREALDQLENHYYSAIPIIDDAGKYVGTLSEGDLLWKLKNTDGLSFANMNEVTVGSIQRHVHNESVEIHAQMEDMLTLAADQNFVPVVDDSGIFLGIIRRKDIIEYYTRNITD; via the coding sequence ATGGAAATATCCTCATTTTTGCTGCCCAAGGATCAGGTGGCATTCATCACCTCCTCGATCTCTATGCGGGAAGCGCTGGATCAGCTGGAGAATCATTATTATTCGGCCATTCCGATTATTGACGATGCCGGTAAATATGTTGGGACCTTGTCGGAGGGCGATCTGCTATGGAAGCTGAAGAACACCGATGGTCTGAGCTTCGCGAATATGAACGAGGTGACCGTTGGCTCCATTCAGCGTCATGTGCATAACGAGAGCGTAGAGATCCACGCGCAGATGGAGGATATGCTGACCCTGGCAGCGGACCAGAACTTCGTCCCGGTAGTGGACGACAGCGGAATCTTCCTCGGCATCATCCGCCGCAAGGATATCATCGAGTATTACACACGGAATATTACAGATTAG
- the map gene encoding type I methionyl aminopeptidase — protein MIIMKTMEEIEKMRAAGIILAECHREIAKLIKPGITTWEIDQFAEKFMLSHGATPEQKGYHGYPYATCASVNDVICHGFPKHEELKDGDIVTIDMVVNLNGWLADSAWSYGVGTISEQAEKLLATTKESLFKGIEQAVAGNRIGDVAHAIQVYAESNGYSVVRDFIGHGIGSEMHEAPEVPHYGPAGKDPRIKEGMVFTIEPMLNTGSYRTKVDADGWTARTIDGGLSAQYEHTLAVTPQGTIILTEL, from the coding sequence ATGATCATTATGAAGACGATGGAAGAAATCGAGAAGATGCGGGCAGCCGGCATAATTCTGGCGGAATGCCACCGGGAGATTGCCAAGTTGATTAAGCCGGGAATAACCACCTGGGAGATCGACCAGTTTGCCGAGAAGTTCATGCTCTCGCATGGCGCAACCCCGGAACAGAAGGGCTATCACGGTTATCCATATGCCACCTGCGCATCTGTAAATGATGTCATCTGTCATGGCTTCCCTAAGCATGAGGAGCTGAAGGATGGAGATATTGTAACGATTGATATGGTAGTCAACCTGAACGGCTGGCTGGCGGATTCGGCCTGGTCCTACGGAGTGGGTACAATTAGTGAGCAGGCGGAGAAGCTGCTGGCAACGACTAAGGAATCTCTGTTCAAAGGTATCGAGCAGGCCGTAGCCGGCAACCGCATAGGCGACGTAGCGCATGCTATTCAGGTATATGCCGAATCTAACGGCTATTCCGTCGTCCGGGATTTCATCGGTCACGGGATTGGCTCTGAGATGCACGAAGCACCTGAAGTGCCTCATTACGGCCCGGCCGGCAAAGACCCGCGGATCAAGGAAGGCATGGTGTTCACCATTGAGCCTATGCTGAATACCGGCAGCTACCGGACCAAGGTGGATGCAGACGGGTGGACCGCGCGCACTATTGACGGAGGTCTGTCGGCCCAGTATGAGCACACGCTTGCGGTCACCCCGCAGGGCACGATTATTTTGACAGAGCTATAG
- the cysI gene encoding assimilatory sulfite reductase (NADPH) hemoprotein subunit, with translation MADNEPAVKPIGGPPSDVEHIKLESNYLRGALVETLSNPITGGLPEDDNRLLKFHGSYMQDDRDLRSERERSKLEPAFQFMLRVVAPGGVASAAQWLVMDELAHKYGNGTLRLTTRQAFQMHGVLKWNLKKTIRTINDTLMTTLAACGDVNRNVMSGPNPYQSEVHAEVQEWANKISDHLAPRTRAYHEIWLDGEKVVDSKVVEPIYGPVYLPRKFKIGLAVPPSNDVDVFSQDLGFIAILEDGKLAGFNVSVGGGMGMTHGDTNTYPQLGRIIGFCRPEQMIDLAEKTVTIQRDYGNRSVRKNARFKYTIDRHGLDWFKGELHERLGWTLEPARDYHFDHNGDRYGWVKGMDGKWNLTLYIQSGRIQDQEGYPLMTGLREIAKIHSGDFRLTPNQNLIIGGVTQAKKRKITELAKQYGLTDGAHHSALRRSALSCVALPTCGLAMAEAERYLPHLLDKLEVIIDEAGLRNEEIIIRMTGCPNGCARPALGEIAFIGKGPGRYNMYLGAGFTGDRLNKLYKENIDEREILDTLEPIIHSYARERNAGEHFGDYVIRSGYVKAVTSGLNFHD, from the coding sequence ATGGCAGACAATGAACCAGCGGTGAAGCCGATTGGCGGACCGCCGAGTGATGTTGAACATATTAAGCTGGAGAGCAATTATCTGCGCGGGGCGCTTGTCGAGACCCTTAGCAATCCGATTACAGGAGGTCTGCCGGAGGATGACAACCGGCTGCTGAAATTCCACGGCAGCTACATGCAGGATGACCGGGATCTGCGCAGTGAGCGGGAACGCTCCAAGCTCGAGCCGGCGTTCCAGTTCATGCTGCGGGTAGTAGCGCCCGGCGGTGTGGCGTCTGCTGCACAGTGGCTTGTCATGGATGAGCTGGCCCATAAATACGGCAACGGGACACTGCGCCTGACGACGCGGCAGGCTTTTCAGATGCATGGGGTATTGAAATGGAACCTTAAGAAGACGATCAGAACGATCAACGACACCCTGATGACCACGCTTGCAGCCTGCGGAGACGTTAATCGTAATGTGATGAGCGGTCCGAACCCGTATCAGTCGGAGGTACATGCCGAGGTTCAAGAGTGGGCCAACAAAATCAGCGATCATCTTGCCCCGCGTACCCGCGCGTATCATGAGATCTGGCTGGATGGCGAAAAGGTCGTAGACAGCAAGGTGGTTGAGCCGATCTACGGCCCAGTCTATCTGCCCCGCAAATTCAAGATTGGGCTGGCGGTGCCTCCGTCCAATGATGTAGATGTCTTCTCCCAGGATCTGGGCTTCATCGCCATTCTGGAGGACGGCAAGCTGGCTGGCTTCAACGTCTCCGTCGGCGGCGGCATGGGAATGACACACGGTGATACGAATACGTATCCCCAATTGGGCCGAATCATCGGCTTCTGCCGTCCGGAGCAGATGATTGATCTGGCGGAGAAGACTGTTACGATCCAGCGTGATTACGGCAACCGTTCGGTGCGCAAGAATGCCCGCTTCAAGTATACGATCGACCGGCATGGACTGGACTGGTTCAAGGGAGAGCTTCACGAACGGCTGGGCTGGACGCTGGAGCCCGCGCGCGACTATCATTTCGATCATAATGGCGACCGCTATGGCTGGGTGAAGGGGATGGACGGCAAATGGAACCTGACGCTCTATATCCAGAGCGGACGGATTCAGGATCAGGAGGGCTACCCGCTGATGACCGGCCTGCGCGAGATTGCCAAGATTCACAGCGGAGACTTCCGGCTGACTCCGAACCAGAATCTGATTATCGGCGGAGTGACCCAGGCGAAGAAGCGCAAGATCACTGAGCTTGCCAAGCAATACGGTCTGACGGATGGTGCCCATCATTCTGCACTGCGCAGAAGTGCGTTGTCTTGTGTAGCCTTGCCGACCTGCGGACTGGCTATGGCTGAGGCGGAGCGTTATCTGCCGCACCTGCTGGATAAGCTGGAGGTTATTATCGATGAAGCCGGGCTGCGTAATGAAGAGATTATCATCCGTATGACCGGCTGCCCTAACGGCTGTGCCAGACCGGCGCTGGGCGAGATTGCTTTTATCGGAAAAGGTCCGGGCAGATATAATATGTACCTGGGTGCAGGGTTTACCGGAGACCGGCTGAACAAGCTGTACAAGGAGAACATTGACGAGCGGGAGATTCTGGACACCCTGGAGCCGATTATTCACAGCTACGCAAGAGAGCGCAATGCCGGTGAGCACTTCGGCGATTATGTGATCCGCAGCGGATATGTCAAGGCGGTTACTTCGGGGCTCAATTTCCACGACTAA
- a CDS encoding assimilatory sulfite reductase (NADPH) flavoprotein subunit, with translation MQLQVTNSPFNENQAELLNQLLPTLTPSQQVWLSGYLSAVSLQDNQGSSVQAVSPAAPSAAVESPTAAAAQSSREVTVLFGSQTGNCQRLAVSLSRKLEEQGFKVTVSAMNSFKPNGLKKTENLLLLVSTHGEGEPPDNARAFHEFLYSKRAPQLPGLRFSVLALGDTSYEFFCQTGKDFDQKLEELGAQRLSPRVDCDLDYDEPVAEWFGQVISALNGPQNTAGIADAAVQAAESAESLESEYSRNHPFHAEVLENLNLNGRGSDRETRHLELSLAGSNITFEPGDSLGVYPENHPQLVADIIAAMDWNADERVPLNKKGEEGTLQEALLRHYEITVLTKPLLEQAAGLTSAPALKELLAPERQQELKEYIQGRDLLDLIQDYGPWNAPANTFVTILRKLPARLYSIASSYNANPDEVHFTVRAVRYESHGRERYGVCSVHCAERVQPGATLPVYIQNNPNFKLPADSSVPVIMIGPGTGVAPFRSFLEEREEQGAEGPSWLFYGDRHFVTDFLYQTDWQRMLKDGVLSRLDVAFSRDTEEKVYVQHRILEQSKELYRWLQEGAHVYVCGDEKHMAHDVHSALLTVIQEEGGLSPEAAAAYLETLQQEQRYQRDVY, from the coding sequence TTGCAACTACAAGTTACGAACAGTCCTTTTAATGAGAACCAGGCAGAGCTGCTGAACCAGCTGCTGCCCACGCTGACACCTTCACAGCAGGTATGGTTGAGCGGGTATTTATCTGCCGTGTCGCTGCAGGACAATCAGGGATCAAGCGTCCAGGCCGTATCTCCCGCTGCTCCATCAGCAGCAGTAGAGTCGCCAACAGCCGCTGCGGCGCAAAGCTCGCGTGAAGTGACCGTATTGTTCGGCTCCCAGACCGGCAACTGCCAGCGGCTCGCGGTGAGCCTCTCCCGCAAGCTGGAGGAGCAAGGCTTCAAGGTCACGGTGTCGGCAATGAACAGCTTCAAGCCGAATGGATTGAAGAAGACAGAGAACCTGCTGCTGCTGGTCAGCACCCATGGCGAGGGGGAACCGCCGGATAATGCCCGTGCCTTCCATGAATTCCTCTACAGCAAAAGAGCGCCGCAGCTCCCAGGCTTACGCTTCTCGGTACTCGCGCTTGGCGATACCTCCTATGAATTCTTCTGCCAGACCGGGAAAGACTTCGATCAGAAGCTGGAGGAGCTGGGCGCACAGCGGTTAAGCCCGCGTGTAGATTGCGACCTCGATTACGATGAGCCTGTGGCCGAGTGGTTCGGCCAGGTCATCAGCGCGCTTAACGGCCCGCAGAATACTGCAGGAATTGCGGATGCAGCGGTTCAGGCTGCGGAGAGCGCAGAGTCGCTGGAATCCGAATATTCCCGAAATCATCCTTTCCATGCTGAAGTACTGGAGAATCTTAATCTGAACGGCCGCGGCTCAGACCGCGAGACCCGCCATCTGGAGCTGTCGCTTGCCGGATCGAATATTACCTTCGAGCCTGGGGATTCTCTTGGCGTCTATCCCGAGAATCACCCGCAGCTGGTAGCAGATATCATTGCCGCTATGGACTGGAATGCGGATGAACGTGTTCCGCTGAACAAGAAAGGGGAAGAAGGCACGCTGCAGGAGGCGCTGCTGCGGCATTACGAAATTACGGTGCTGACGAAGCCGCTCCTGGAGCAGGCTGCCGGGCTTACCTCTGCACCTGCCCTTAAGGAATTGCTGGCCCCTGAGCGGCAGCAGGAGCTCAAAGAGTATATCCAGGGCCGGGATCTTCTGGATCTTATTCAAGACTATGGACCTTGGAATGCTCCGGCCAACACCTTCGTGACTATCCTGCGCAAGCTTCCGGCCCGCTTGTATTCCATTGCCAGCAGCTACAATGCCAACCCGGATGAAGTACACTTCACGGTGCGGGCTGTGCGTTATGAGTCACATGGCCGTGAACGATACGGCGTCTGCTCGGTACACTGTGCTGAGCGTGTACAGCCGGGTGCCACCTTGCCGGTATATATCCAGAACAATCCGAACTTCAAGCTGCCCGCTGATTCGAGTGTACCGGTAATTATGATCGGTCCGGGCACAGGCGTTGCCCCGTTCCGTTCCTTCCTGGAGGAGCGTGAGGAGCAGGGCGCTGAGGGTCCAAGCTGGCTGTTCTATGGAGACCGTCATTTCGTTACAGACTTCCTCTACCAGACGGATTGGCAGCGGATGCTGAAGGACGGTGTCCTCAGCAGGCTGGATGTGGCCTTCTCACGCGACACTGAGGAGAAGGTGTATGTACAGCACCGTATCCTGGAGCAGAGCAAGGAGCTGTACCGCTGGCTGCAGGAAGGGGCGCATGTCTACGTGTGCGGCGATGAGAAGCATATGGCCCATGATGTGCATTCCGCACTGCTTACAGTGATCCAGGAGGAAGGCGGACTAAGCCCGGAAGCGGCTGCCGCCTATCTGGAGACCCTGCAGCAGGAGCAGCGTTACCAGCGGGATGTCTATTAA
- the lspA gene encoding signal peptidase II, giving the protein MLFYLIAVLVLMLDQATKWIVRTHMELGEILPSWTSHLRFEYYENSGAAFSSFQGYGKYFAIVAVIFVAAIFYYRRQGKIRGPLLEAASGFLVGGAIGNAIDRVLYHQVTDFLVFGDRGGIMNLADLAINAGGLLILVYLLVDRFRHPAARRPL; this is encoded by the coding sequence ATGCTTTTTTATCTGATAGCTGTCCTCGTCCTAATGCTTGATCAGGCCACGAAATGGATAGTGCGCACCCATATGGAGCTTGGGGAGATTCTTCCCTCCTGGACATCGCATTTGCGGTTTGAATACTATGAGAACAGCGGCGCGGCCTTCAGCTCATTCCAGGGATACGGGAAGTATTTTGCGATTGTTGCCGTGATTTTTGTAGCAGCCATCTTCTATTACCGGCGTCAGGGCAAAATCCGCGGCCCCTTGCTCGAAGCAGCCAGCGGCTTCCTGGTAGGCGGGGCTATCGGCAATGCCATCGACCGCGTACTCTATCATCAGGTAACAGATTTCCTGGTCTTCGGGGACCGGGGCGGGATTATGAATCTGGCTGATCTGGCGATCAATGCCGGAGGCCTGCTGATCCTGGTGTACCTGCTTGTGGACCGTTTCAGGCATCCTGCAGCCCGCAGACCGTTATAA
- a CDS encoding aldo/keto reductase: MKYSYLGKSGLKVSQLCLGTMNFGPETEEKEAFRIMDAALDAGINFFDTANVYGGQDRRGWTEEIIGRWFQQGGGRREKVVLATKVYNDMFDEQDGPNSGSGLSAYKIRRHFEGSLRRLQTDHIELYQMHHIDRNVSWDELWGAFEILVSQGKADYIGSSNFAGWHIAAAQAKAKERHFLGLVSEQHLYNLLERTPELEVLPASQELGLGVIPWSPLAGGLLGRNALAKTGVRSARSAKLEQHRSQLEQFSALCKELGEHEDQVALAWVLANPAVTAPIIGPRTMEQFEDSLRVTEITLDEAVLKKLDEIFPGPGKPAPEAYAW; encoded by the coding sequence GTGAAGTACAGTTATTTGGGTAAATCGGGGTTGAAGGTGAGCCAGTTGTGTCTGGGGACGATGAATTTCGGGCCGGAGACAGAGGAGAAGGAAGCCTTCCGAATTATGGATGCGGCCCTCGATGCGGGAATTAATTTCTTCGATACAGCGAATGTGTACGGCGGTCAGGACCGGCGGGGCTGGACGGAGGAAATTATCGGACGCTGGTTTCAGCAGGGTGGCGGACGGCGCGAGAAGGTAGTGCTGGCCACCAAGGTCTACAATGACATGTTCGACGAGCAGGACGGTCCCAATTCCGGTTCAGGCTTGTCCGCTTACAAGATCAGACGGCATTTTGAAGGCTCACTGCGGCGCCTGCAGACCGATCATATTGAATTATATCAGATGCATCATATCGACCGGAACGTATCGTGGGACGAGCTGTGGGGAGCATTCGAGATCCTCGTGTCCCAAGGGAAAGCAGACTATATCGGGTCCAGCAATTTCGCAGGCTGGCATATTGCTGCTGCCCAGGCTAAGGCGAAGGAGCGCCATTTCCTCGGCCTTGTCTCTGAGCAGCATCTCTACAACCTGCTGGAACGGACGCCGGAGCTTGAAGTGCTGCCAGCCTCACAGGAGCTTGGCCTGGGAGTCATTCCGTGGAGTCCGCTGGCCGGGGGCCTGCTGGGACGTAATGCACTCGCCAAGACCGGGGTGCGAAGCGCCCGTTCAGCCAAGCTGGAGCAGCACCGCAGTCAGCTGGAGCAGTTCTCTGCACTCTGCAAGGAGCTGGGCGAGCATGAGGATCAGGTTGCTCTGGCCTGGGTACTGGCGAATCCGGCTGTGACCGCACCCATTATCGGGCCGCGTACGATGGAGCAGTTCGAGGACTCGCTGCGTGTGACTGAGATTACGCTGGATGAGGCCGTGCTGAAGAAGCTGGACGAGATCTTCCCCGGACCGGGCAAGCCGGCACCGGAAGCCTACGCCTGGTAA